In Panicum virgatum strain AP13 chromosome 5K, P.virgatum_v5, whole genome shotgun sequence, the genomic window tgccgccgccgcccaaggcCGCGTTCAAGCCCTCTGCAGAGGAGGATAGCGCGTTGCGAGAACTGAGGTATAACTattgtttttccttttgttcAGAATCTGCATGACCGTATCGCTTGTGCACACTCGTGCTGAGCAGAGGCATCGTGCGCTGGCTTACAGCTGTTACAGGGGCTGGAATATATCGGTTAGAAGCTGGGTTATGTCCTTTGAGCTGTGGGGCAATGTTTGCTGTTGGGTGTTGGGTTACTTATTACAGAAAGTCAGGCCTGCCAGTCTTCTGAATGACAATGCATTGGAAGGGGAAAATATTGTTGTCTTTGCCATCAGCATGCTTCATAATGGTGGAATGAATTGCAGTAGTGGAATCATGCTCAGAATTGCTTTTGATTTACTTAGAAGAATGTTCAGAAAGAATTTTAGAGCATTTTTTATATGTGATACAGCAAGCAAGTTTGTAGATAAGTCAATGCGGTCAGGTGTTCGGGAATTTTTCCTGGAGAATATGGCTGCAGCCTAATGTTTAAGGTGATTGTAACTCGCCCGCCTTTGGAGTCATTCAGAGAACACTAGAGTCTGGTTTGAGAATGAGTAAAAAACTTGTACATTATTTCATTACTGAGAGCAGTGAAGTTGAAATGAACTCCTCCATCTAATGTGACTGGCATTTTAATCATATGTGTTTCAAGTTCATAGATTTGGCATCAGAAAATATTGCTGTTGCTGCAGACTTACCATCACCTGAGTTGCACAATATGCAGGTTAAAGAGACAAGAGTTGGCAAAGTGGGCTGAATCAGCTCATGATATATTACAAGACTTGGATGCAACTGCCAGGACAGAAGTTGTGTCCAAAGAACAACCTGAACAAATAATTATAGATGATGAATCCATACCACAAGTGGAGAAGGCGAGGGAAAAGATAGTCATTTCAATTCAGGACAAGAATGGCCAGCAGCAGTTTCGTGTTTTCAAGGTTATTATTATCTTTTTGCATAAACTAGTGTTGTTGCTGTTCACAGTTCAATAGTTCATCCCATCTGATATATAGCTTTGAATACCAATTATAGGGTCATATATGCTACTTTAGTTCAAGAGTTCAGGTTCTCCAACAAATAGTCACAACAATTTGGTGTATTATAGGTCCTAAGCCCTAACTAATGCACTTTCAATCTTGTTGAAAAGATGACGTAGTTATGAACCTATCTTCACCTTTGGTTGCTGGAACCTGATTCTGTGAAAACAAGGAGCATAATGTTACATTTGATTTCTTGTTGACATGGAGTCCTAACCTAACCTCATGCTGCATATACCTGTTCCAGGACGAGAAATTTGACAAGCTTCTGAAGGTGTACGCCAAAAAGGCCAAGCTCAATGCATCCGATCTGGCCTTTGTGTTTGATGGTGAGAAAATTAACCTATCATCTACACCTGAGgaccttgatcttgaggatgaTGACATGATTGAGGTGCGCCATAAGCGACACTGAGGGCTAGGAGCTCTGCAGGTTGCCCTTATATCTGCAGTTTTAGGCAAACTCAGATATCTTTTGCTAGTTTCAGCTGCTTTTGCTTTCTAAAGTTCGTTGCCCTTACTTATCTTTTGCTAGGAGCTCTGCTTTTGCTTTCTGAAGTTCGTTGTCCATATCCATATAGCAAAGACATGTGAGGTAATTGTATGTGGATCAGCTTTTGCCCAGTTCAAGGAACCATTGGTTCCCATTATCGCGTTTGAGATATGCTGCATCTGGACATGTgcgttttttttccttttgtgtgACGAGCCATATGCAGAACTGCAGAAGTGCCAGAGCACCCATGCACGCTTTCATTTGTGGAAAGCAGCGTCAGGGTGGCAAATTTGAGATGGTCAGCATGCTTGCTAATTTGAGCTGGAGATTTGTATCCAATTCC contains:
- the LOC120707351 gene encoding uncharacterized protein LOC120707351; the protein is MTTAGEEAAAAGEELEPLFDYKRVQPTINFRFDDSDLEKADIFKHCNKRPRVNAAATEEEGKPDEKAATAKVADVDEEDWLLPPPPKAAFKPSAEEDSALRELRLKRQELAKWAESAHDILQDLDATARTEVVSKEQPEQIIIDDESIPQVEKAREKIVISIQDKNGQQQFRVFKDEKFDKLLKVYAKKAKLNASDLAFVFDGEKINLSSTPEDLDLEDDDMIEVRHKRH